In bacterium 336/3, the following proteins share a genomic window:
- a CDS encoding peptidyl-tRNA hydrolase: MKYLIVGLGNIGAEYAHTRHNIGFMVVDALAKTKDVTFQTGRLADVVDFKHKGKHIYLVKPSTYMNLSGKTVNYWMQELKVPLEQILVITDDLALPFGKLRLRAKGSDGGHNGLKSIQATINSQDYARLRMGVGSDFPKGAQADYVLSPFNEDEQKDLEKILETASNAVLSFCLEGVSNAMNKFNK; the protein is encoded by the coding sequence ATGAAGTATTTAATCGTAGGTTTGGGAAATATAGGTGCTGAATATGCCCATACACGGCATAATATAGGCTTTATGGTGGTGGATGCTCTTGCCAAAACGAAAGATGTTACTTTTCAGACTGGACGTTTGGCAGATGTGGTGGATTTTAAACACAAAGGAAAACATATTTATTTAGTGAAACCCTCCACATACATGAACCTAAGTGGCAAGACTGTAAATTATTGGATGCAAGAATTAAAAGTACCTTTAGAGCAAATTTTGGTAATTACAGATGATTTGGCTCTGCCATTTGGAAAATTACGCTTGAGAGCCAAAGGCTCTGATGGAGGACATAACGGCTTAAAAAGCATTCAAGCAACTATCAATAGCCAAGATTATGCTCGTTTACGTATGGGGGTAGGAAGCGATTTCCCAAAAGGAGCTCAAGCAGACTATGTTTTAAGCCCGTTTAATGAAGATGAACAAAAAGATTTAGAAAAAATATTAGAAACTGCCTCTAATGCTGTACTGAGTTTTTGTTTAGAAGGGGTCAGCAATGCCATGAATAAATTTAATAAATAA
- a CDS encoding gliding motility-associated ABC transporter ATP-binding subunit GldA, translating into MISVKNLTKIYNKQKAVDNISFEAETGKIVGFLGPNGAGKSTTMKIATGYIAATSGTIEVAGFDVNTHIKEAQKCIGYLPEHNPLYLDMYVKEYLSFIGKIHQISQKLDTRIAEVVEMCGLGREQHKKIGMLSKGYRQRVGLAQALIHNPPVLILDEPTTGLDPNQIVEIRQLIKQVSENKTIILSTHIMQEVQAICDKVVIIHLGKIVADAPVEEIKTLSQKERILRVEFTESIDVDTLNQKIQGIKSLKALSSTIWEIRTLHDNDIRAEIFKLATQENWTILEIKQEEKNLENVFRELTGTTL; encoded by the coding sequence ATGATAAGCGTCAAAAATCTTACTAAAATATACAACAAGCAAAAAGCAGTTGATAATATCAGTTTTGAGGCTGAAACAGGGAAAATTGTAGGCTTTTTGGGACCTAATGGAGCAGGTAAATCAACGACCATGAAAATAGCTACAGGCTATATTGCTGCAACATCTGGTACAATAGAAGTAGCTGGTTTTGACGTAAATACACATATCAAAGAGGCTCAAAAGTGTATTGGGTATTTACCTGAACACAATCCGCTGTATTTAGATATGTATGTGAAGGAATATTTGAGTTTTATTGGTAAAATTCATCAAATATCACAAAAGTTAGATACAAGGATTGCAGAAGTAGTAGAAATGTGTGGTTTGGGGCGTGAGCAACACAAAAAAATAGGAATGCTCTCAAAAGGGTATAGACAAAGGGTTGGCTTGGCACAAGCTCTCATTCATAATCCTCCTGTTCTGATTTTAGATGAACCTACCACAGGACTCGACCCCAATCAGATTGTAGAAATTAGGCAACTAATTAAACAAGTGTCTGAAAATAAAACAATTATACTTTCTACACACATCATGCAAGAAGTACAAGCTATTTGTGATAAAGTAGTCATTATCCATCTAGGGAAAATTGTAGCGGATGCTCCTGTAGAAGAAATTAAAACATTATCTCAAAAAGAACGTATCTTGCGAGTGGAATTTACAGAAAGTATTGATGTTGACACCTTAAATCAAAAAATACAAGGAATCAAAAGCTTGAAAGCTTTGAGTTCCACAATTTGGGAAATAAGAACTTTACATGATAATGATATTCGAGCAGAAATATTTAAATTAGCAACGCAAGAAAACTGGACGATACTAGAAATAAAACAAGAAGAAAAAAACTTAGAAAATGTATTCAGAGAACTCACAGGAACCACTCTTTAA
- a CDS encoding MFS transporter encodes MASSSQTVHTKTDKNIWGVITASSVGTLIEWYDFYIFGSLAAMGIIGKQFFPGDNPTAAFLSSLATFAAGFIVRPFGALFFGRLGDLIGRKYTFLVTLLLMGGSTFFIGLIPSYASWGAAAPALVLLLRLLQGLALGGEYGGAATYVAEHAGSNKRGYFTAYIQTTATLGLLMSIGVIILTQMFLRDDKAVNPNGAFEEWGWRIPFLVSIFLIVVSVIIRMKMHESPMFKKVKDEGKTSKNPLKESFANKANLKMVLLSLFGATAGQGVVWYTGQYYALSFMNKTCGIDSAQANEIIMIAIIFVTPFFLVFGALSDRIGRKFIMMAGLLAAMLAYRPIYQTMFDISDLKQKKEIIAETKVTTQGELVKGKKDSLVTTKTTKVFEDGTKATLIAKVTKFEDTNKKPKEEKSKAVRLSSSDKTMMIFLIFIQIFFVTMVYGPIAAFLVEIFPTKIRYTSMSLPYHIGNGIFGGLTPYIVTRVIEATKTTENPSGDILAGLWYPIGIAALTFIIGMIYLPSRTDKEVMD; translated from the coding sequence ATGGCATCTTCCTCACAAACCGTACATACCAAAACAGATAAGAATATCTGGGGTGTGATTACAGCCTCCTCTGTAGGAACGCTGATTGAGTGGTACGACTTCTATATTTTTGGAAGTCTGGCAGCAATGGGTATTATTGGAAAACAATTTTTCCCTGGTGATAATCCTACAGCAGCATTTTTAAGTTCACTAGCTACTTTTGCTGCGGGCTTTATAGTTCGTCCTTTTGGAGCTTTGTTTTTTGGACGTTTGGGTGATTTGATAGGCAGGAAATATACATTTTTGGTTACACTGCTTCTTATGGGTGGTTCTACTTTCTTCATAGGATTGATACCCAGTTATGCTTCTTGGGGAGCTGCTGCCCCAGCTTTGGTTCTTTTGCTACGTTTGTTACAAGGCTTGGCTTTAGGTGGCGAATATGGCGGAGCAGCTACTTATGTAGCCGAGCATGCAGGGTCTAACAAAAGAGGTTATTTTACAGCATACATTCAAACAACAGCTACTTTGGGCTTATTGATGTCTATTGGGGTGATTATTCTTACACAAATGTTTTTAAGAGATGATAAAGCTGTAAACCCTAATGGAGCCTTTGAAGAATGGGGCTGGAGAATACCTTTCTTAGTATCTATTTTCTTAATTGTAGTTTCTGTTATTATTCGTATGAAAATGCACGAATCACCTATGTTTAAGAAAGTAAAAGATGAAGGAAAAACATCTAAAAACCCACTCAAAGAAAGTTTTGCAAACAAAGCCAACTTAAAAATGGTATTGCTTTCTTTGTTTGGTGCGACAGCAGGGCAAGGTGTGGTATGGTATACAGGTCAGTATTATGCTCTTTCGTTTATGAATAAAACTTGTGGTATTGACTCTGCCCAAGCCAACGAAATAATTATGATTGCTATTATTTTTGTGACACCTTTCTTCTTGGTATTTGGAGCTTTATCTGATAGGATTGGACGCAAATTTATTATGATGGCAGGTTTACTGGCTGCAATGCTTGCTTACAGACCAATTTATCAAACGATGTTTGATATTTCTGATCTCAAACAGAAAAAAGAAATTATAGCAGAAACCAAAGTAACAACACAAGGAGAACTTGTAAAAGGTAAAAAAGACTCTTTGGTTACTACTAAAACTACCAAAGTGTTTGAAGATGGAACAAAAGCAACTCTCATTGCCAAAGTAACCAAATTTGAAGATACCAATAAAAAACCTAAAGAAGAGAAATCTAAAGCTGTAAGATTAAGTAGTAGTGATAAAACTATGATGATATTTTTGATTTTTATTCAAATATTCTTTGTGACAATGGTATATGGACCAATAGCTGCATTCTTGGTGGAAATTTTCCCAACTAAAATACGCTATACTTCTATGTCGTTACCTTACCACATTGGAAATGGTATATTTGGAGGACTTACACCTTATATAGTTACAAGAGTTATTGAAGCTACCAAAACTACAGAAAATCCCTCAGGCGATATTTTGGCAGGTTTATGGTATCCCATAGGTATTGCAGCTCTTACATTCATCATAGGTATGATTTACTTGCCCAGTCGTACAGATAAAGAAGTGATGGACTAA